In Polaribacter sp. L3A8, a genomic segment contains:
- a CDS encoding RecQ family ATP-dependent DNA helicase — protein MILPKEILKKYWGYSKFRTQQEEIITAVLEQKDVIALLPTGGGKSICFQVPALAKEGVCLVISPLIALMQDQVESLIKKGIKATSIKPGATQDEIITLFDNIKFGGIKFLYISPERLQSFFIQQKIKELNINLIAIDEAHCISEWGHDFRPSYRSIKILRELKSDIPFIALTATANKKVLNDIATNLALKEHIVFKKSFFRENLAYQIFTVEDKLQRLLQIFTKTKTPAIVYVNSRKKTAQIAAFLNANNFKSSFYNGGLSSVEKNISFNNWMTEKTPIMVATNAFGMGIDKANVGLVIHLDLPSSIENYVQETGRAGRNSKKSFAVLLFNKSDVLLFKDRLEKTLLSITEVKEIHRKLYQYFRISLGEISEETFSFNLLEFCKKYKFSVLKVDIALKILSNNGIIEISNEYNKKSTLLFIVPSKTVLNYLDQNPIIKKFTNSILRTYAGLFEQEVKIDEFFIAKKTSLTTSLVLSNLERLQNDAIIEYKPVKNEAELTFLLPREDDYTINRFSREIKQFVSQKKKKSDDLIAFVNNNTICRSSQVLSYFDEIKSEKCGICDVCILENRKSAKNLSSEIIQLLKHKQVLSSSEISDALIANEKDILIHLRQLLTDDTIKINHQNKYQLNN, from the coding sequence ATGATATTGCCAAAAGAAATATTAAAAAAATATTGGGGTTATTCTAAATTTAGAACACAGCAAGAAGAAATAATTACTGCCGTTTTAGAACAAAAAGATGTTATTGCATTGCTACCAACAGGTGGAGGAAAATCTATCTGTTTTCAAGTACCTGCACTAGCAAAAGAAGGAGTTTGCTTAGTAATATCTCCTTTAATTGCTTTAATGCAAGATCAAGTAGAAAGCTTAATAAAAAAAGGAATTAAAGCAACGAGCATTAAACCTGGTGCTACACAAGATGAAATTATTACTTTATTTGATAACATAAAATTTGGAGGCATTAAATTCTTATACATTTCTCCCGAAAGATTGCAATCGTTTTTTATTCAACAGAAAATTAAGGAATTAAACATTAATTTAATTGCTATTGATGAAGCGCATTGTATTTCTGAATGGGGACATGATTTTAGACCTTCTTACAGAAGTATTAAAATTTTAAGAGAACTAAAGTCTGATATACCTTTTATAGCCTTAACAGCTACAGCAAATAAAAAAGTACTTAATGATATTGCTACAAACCTTGCTTTAAAAGAACATATTGTTTTTAAAAAATCTTTTTTTAGAGAAAATTTAGCGTATCAAATATTTACGGTTGAAGATAAATTACAGCGATTACTTCAAATATTTACAAAAACAAAAACACCCGCAATTGTGTATGTCAACTCAAGAAAAAAGACAGCACAAATTGCGGCTTTCTTAAATGCCAATAATTTTAAAAGTTCTTTTTATAACGGAGGTTTATCATCCGTAGAAAAAAATATTTCTTTTAACAACTGGATGACAGAAAAAACGCCCATTATGGTGGCTACAAATGCCTTCGGAATGGGAATTGATAAAGCAAACGTTGGTTTGGTTATTCACTTAGATTTACCTTCTAGTATAGAGAACTACGTACAAGAAACAGGTAGAGCTGGTAGAAACAGCAAAAAATCGTTTGCCGTTTTATTATTTAATAAAAGCGATGTCTTATTATTTAAAGATCGGCTAGAAAAAACATTGTTAAGCATTACAGAGGTTAAAGAAATTCATAGAAAATTATATCAATATTTTAGAATTTCTTTAGGAGAAATTAGCGAAGAAACTTTTTCGTTTAATCTTTTAGAGTTCTGTAAAAAATATAAATTTTCGGTTTTAAAGGTAGATATTGCTCTTAAAATATTATCAAATAACGGAATTATAGAAATTAGCAATGAGTACAATAAAAAGTCTACATTGTTATTTATTGTACCTAGTAAAACTGTTTTAAATTATTTGGATCAAAATCCTATAATCAAAAAATTTACCAATTCAATTTTAAGAACTTATGCTGGTTTGTTTGAGCAAGAGGTTAAAATTGACGAATTTTTTATCGCAAAAAAAACGAGCCTTACAACCAGTCTTGTTTTATCAAACCTAGAACGTTTACAGAACGATGCTATTATAGAATACAAACCTGTAAAAAATGAAGCTGAACTTACTTTTTTACTTCCAAGAGAAGACGACTATACCATCAATCGATTTTCTAGAGAAATAAAACAATTTGTAAGTCAGAAGAAAAAGAAATCTGATGATTTAATTGCATTTGTAAATAACAATACCATTTGTAGAAGCAGTCAGGTTTTAAGTTATTTTGATGAAATAAAATCAGAAAAATGTGGTATTTGCGATGTCTGTATTTTAGAAAACAGAAAGTCTGCTAAAAATTTATCATCCGAAATAATACAACTTTTAAAACACAAACAAGTTTTATCATCATCAGAAATTAGTGACGCTTTAATAGCAAATGAAAAAGACATTTTAATACATTTGCGACAATTATTAACAGATGATACAATTAAAATTAATCATCAAAATAAATACCAATTAAACAACTAA